One stretch of Nitrospiria bacterium DNA includes these proteins:
- the polX gene encoding DNA polymerase/3'-5' exonuclease PolX, with product MTPKEVAEVLEEIAILLELKGENPFKYRAYLNAARTIGLLGEDLNAMITRGEIQKVKGIGEALAKKITELVQTGKLSYYDELKNSIPHGLFDILKIPGLGPKKVKTFYEKLGIKNLGELEYACIENRLVGLEGFGKIMQEKIKDGIRFLQKNLGQHLFAEAEADALAILDEMQKQKHVQEISLAGSLRRRKEIVKDIDIIIGTDHSSQVMEYFTHLPQVEKITAHGETKSVVQLKSGISVDCRTVSLSEFPFALHHSTGSKEHNTALRGRAKSMGILMNEYGLFRNETKIECKDEPSIFSALGLPFIPPELREGMGEIEAAASGTLPKLVQVRDIRGIFHNHTRESDGSGSLREMVEGAQALGYEYIGISDHSRTAFYAHGLEIERIKRQHQEIEALQQKVRGIRIFKGIESDILPDGSLDYPDEVLETFDFVIGSVHSRFNMNESEMTARVLRGMQNPYITILGHPTGRLLLSRNPFPLNMNKILDAANEYGVAIEMNANPHRLDLDWRFGRQVKQKGVQICINPDAHSLEGLKVIPIGVGIARKGWLSKENVLNTRSKTQMERYLNERKKRERV from the coding sequence ATGACCCCAAAAGAAGTCGCGGAGGTACTAGAAGAAATTGCAATTCTCCTGGAGTTGAAAGGGGAGAATCCGTTTAAGTATAGAGCTTACCTCAATGCCGCCCGGACCATTGGTCTTTTAGGCGAAGACCTAAACGCTATGATCACACGTGGGGAGATTCAAAAAGTCAAGGGAATTGGAGAGGCATTGGCAAAAAAAATTACCGAATTGGTTCAAACGGGAAAACTTTCCTACTATGATGAACTGAAGAATTCAATCCCGCACGGGCTTTTTGATATTCTTAAAATTCCAGGACTTGGTCCCAAAAAGGTGAAAACCTTTTACGAAAAATTGGGAATTAAAAACCTGGGAGAGCTGGAATACGCCTGTATTGAAAATCGATTGGTGGGTTTGGAGGGGTTTGGGAAAATAATGCAGGAAAAAATTAAAGACGGCATCCGATTCCTCCAAAAAAATTTAGGCCAACACCTTTTTGCAGAGGCGGAGGCAGACGCCCTTGCCATTCTAGATGAAATGCAAAAACAAAAACATGTTCAGGAAATCAGTTTAGCCGGAAGTCTGAGGCGTAGGAAAGAAATCGTTAAAGATATTGATATTATCATCGGAACAGATCATTCCTCCCAGGTCATGGAATATTTCACCCATTTGCCCCAAGTGGAAAAAATCACTGCTCACGGAGAAACCAAATCCGTTGTTCAATTAAAGTCCGGAATTTCTGTGGATTGCAGGACAGTAAGCCTTTCCGAATTTCCCTTTGCGCTTCACCATTCCACCGGAAGTAAGGAACACAATACTGCTCTCCGGGGGAGGGCAAAAAGCATGGGCATTCTAATGAATGAATATGGCCTCTTTAGAAACGAAACCAAAATCGAATGTAAAGATGAGCCTTCCATTTTCTCGGCATTGGGACTCCCTTTTATTCCCCCGGAACTTCGAGAGGGAATGGGAGAAATTGAAGCCGCGGCTTCGGGAACCCTTCCTAAACTGGTCCAGGTACGAGATATCCGAGGAATTTTTCACAATCATACCAGGGAAAGTGATGGCAGCGGATCACTTCGCGAGATGGTAGAGGGAGCTCAAGCTTTGGGATATGAGTATATTGGGATTTCCGATCACAGCCGTACAGCATTTTATGCTCATGGGCTGGAAATTGAAAGAATCAAAAGGCAACACCAGGAAATTGAAGCGCTACAACAAAAAGTACGTGGAATTCGAATTTTTAAAGGAATTGAATCAGACATTTTACCCGATGGCTCACTGGATTATCCCGATGAAGTCTTGGAAACCTTCGATTTTGTTATTGGCTCCGTCCACAGCCGTTTCAATATGAACGAATCAGAAATGACTGCCCGGGTTCTAAGGGGAATGCAAAATCCATATATCACTATCCTGGGTCACCCCACCGGTCGATTGCTTTTATCCCGGAACCCTTTTCCCCTCAATATGAATAAGATCTTAGACGCCGCGAATGAATATGGGGTTGCCATTGAAATGAATGCGAATCCTCACCGCCTGGACTTGGATTGGCGTTTTGGGAGGCAGGTCAAACAAAAAGGAGTTCAAATTTGTATTAACCCCGATGCTCATAGCTTGGAGGGATTAAAAGTGATTCCCATCGGGGTGGGAATTGCAAGGAAGGGATGGCTTTCCAAAGAAAATGTCTTGAACACCCGATCCAAAACTCAAATGGAACGATACCTCAATGAAAGAAAAAAAAGGGAAAGGGTTTAA